ttAATACTCAGTAGGTGTTAGTTGAAAAGATGCCAAATCGGTAAGACACAGAAACATATGGATCCCCTAGCATTGTTTCTCAGCTTATTAAAGCCAGGTTCTTTTTTACCAAAGAAGATTGTCTGTGTCCTTTTAGGTCATTTTAAAGTTTCAACATAAATCTGGTGACCAAAAAGGAAACAGTGGATATAATGTTTCTAGTTTTAACAATGTTTATTCTCCTTTGCCCCTTGTCCCTTATTTGGGAGTGGGAGATGGGAGTCTGGTTGCATTATGTCACTGGGGACTGAACACCAATATAGGTTCTCTTGGGCTTGGTTTGTGTCTGACACTCCCCTCACCAACTTTGTTTATGCAGGAAAGATCCACACTCCGATGGAGTATAAGGGGGAACTAGCCTCCTACGATATGCGGCTGAGGTAGGTGGTGGGGGGCCATGGGTCAGAGGGGTACTGGGGCACAAGGCACAGTCCTCATGGCTCTGTCCCACCTCCAGGCGTAAGTTGGACTTGTTTGCCAATGTCGTCCATGTGAAGTCTCTTCCTGGGTACATGACTCGACACAACAATCTAGATTTGGTGATCATTCGAGAGCAGACAGAAGGGGAGTACAGCTCTCTGGAACACGAGGTGAGGCCCTAGAGATTGGGGAGGGCAGGGTTGAAGGCAGGAGAGAGGCATAGCTCCTTCTGCCCTTCTTTCCAGTGTCACTCAGCTACTGCTCTCTTCTTACCCAGAGTGCGAGGGGCGTGATCGAGTGCTTGAAGATTGTCACTCGAACCAAATCTCAGCGGATTGCAAAGTTCGCCTTTGACTATGCCACTAAGAAGGGGCGGAGCAAGGTCACAGCTGTCCACAAGGCCAATATAATGTGAGGGACATGACCGCATGGGATAAGTTCTGGGGAAGGCAGCCCCCTGCACTGTCTTGGCTGAATCTTTTCCCTTTGGCCCGTGGACAGGAAACTGGGGGATGGGTTGTTCCTGCAGTGCTGCGAGGAAGTTGCTGAACTGTACCCCAAGATCAAGTTTGAGACAATGATCATAGACAACTGCTGCATGCAGGTGAGGCCCTCGCTCTGGCTCCATTCTTGGTGTTGAGCAGAGCAGGGAGTGGGATTTACTTCTCTTCTTCATGCCCACATTTTGCTCCCAGCTGGTGCAGAATCCTTACCAATTTGATGTGCTGGTGATGCCCAATCTCTACGGGAACATTATTGACAATCTGGCTGCCGGCCTGGTCGGGGGAGCTGGTGTGGTTCCTGGTGAGAGCTACAGCGCCGAGTATGCAGTGTTTGAGATGGTGAGTGAGGTCCGCTCCTCCCTCAGCCCTCTCTGCGTACCCTTCTTACCTCAGGTCCCCCACTTAGCTCTCCGGCAACGTGTCCTCCTCCTAAGAAACCCTGGCCTGCTTCTGTTCCCCCAACCCTTGCATCTTCTCAGGTCCCCAGCCTGATCACTCGTCCTTGACCTCAGCCCCTGCAGAATGTCTGCTCCCAGTGACTTTGGCCTGCCCCTCTCTTCACAGGGCGCCCGGCATCCATTTGCCCAGGCAGTGGGCAGAAATATAGCCAACCCCACAGCCATGCTGCTGTCAGCTTCCAACATGCTACGGCATCTCAAGTAGGTCACGGCAGGTGGGAGACGGCTGATGTTGTCATGGGGAGCCCAGGGGGGGACATCAGGGATGCCGTGGGGGAGATCTCAGTTTCTTTCTGTTCACGTTGACAGTCTCGAGTATCACTCCAACATGATTGCAGATGCTGTGAAGAAGGTGATCAAAGTGGGCAAGGTGAGTTTAGGAAGGCTGTGGGGTTTAGGGCCTCAGCACTACTTTCTGGGGAACCTGAGCTGGAGCCTTCTTTCCCTCCAGGTCCCCAGAACCCTTGCTCTGTTCTCTGCTACTCAGGGCTGTTCATTTCCCTTCTCTTGGTTTCATCCTCTTGATTTCCTTTGCCTCCTAGTGCTTATCTGCTATTCCCTCTTTCCTGCTCCACCCATGGGCTGGCTCTGTAATTGGCCATCGAAATGCAGAACTCTTCAGCTTTCTGTCTGGGGAGATGGAGAGCAGAGGGAGGTAGTTGGCAGGAAGAGGCACCAGTGTCACTTCCTCCACACCTGGAAGTCCATCCGATCTGCCATTCCCCCGCTCCCACCTGGTCTCCTTTATTTCCTCCGAGGCATCCTTTCCCTCTCATCTGCATCCCATCTCACTCGTGCTCAAGCTTCCCACCCTGCCCAGGCTGCAGCAGAGCCTGAATCTTTGCTCTGGGACTCTAGACAGGAGTGGCCACCTCCCTGCCTCACATCCTTTTCCTGGCCTCCGTCACTTCTCTTTGGattccatttccatttgcatCATACTGCCCTGCCTCCGCCTTCATGggctctcttctcttcctccccacgGCTCTTGCTGGTGGTGGCTGTAGGTGCGGACTCGAGACATGGGCGGCTACAGTACCACAACCGACTTCATCAAGTCTGTCATCGGCCACCTGCACCCCCATGGGGGCTAGAGCCCTTTATTCCCTCCAACCTCACAAGGACCATACACATCCCTTCAGTGCAGTGGACCAGAGAAGAGCGCTCAGCCTCTAGACCATAATCACCTTCTGGGCAGAGCTTAGGTTGTCTGGGGCTGGCTTCCTTAGGGAACTATTAGGTGGTGGGGGGCTAGGGGTAGGGCCCAGACCACAGGGATGATGACGATTCTCCCCCACAGGTTCGAACTTCTGACATGGGTGGCTATGCCACCTGCCAGGACTTCACTGAGGCTGTCATTGGTGCTCTGTCCCACCCATAGGTCCCACCCACACCC
The sequence above is a segment of the Sus scrofa isolate TJ Tabasco breed Duroc chromosome 17, Sscrofa11.1, whole genome shotgun sequence genome. Coding sequences within it:
- the IDH3B gene encoding isocitrate dehydrogenase [NAD] subunit beta, mitochondrial, translated to MAALSGVRWLTRALVAAANPGAWRSLSTSVVAQAASRSQAEDVRVEGAFPVTMLPGDGVGPELMHAVKEVFKAASVPVEFQEHHLSEVQNMASEEKLEQVLSSMKENKVAIIGKIHTPMEYKGELASYDMRLRRKLDLFANVVHVKSLPGYMTRHNNLDLVIIREQTEGEYSSLEHESARGVIECLKIVTRTKSQRIAKFAFDYATKKGRSKVTAVHKANIMKLGDGLFLQCCEEVAELYPKIKFETMIIDNCCMQLVQNPYQFDVLVMPNLYGNIIDNLAAGLVGGAGVVPGESYSAEYAVFEMGARHPFAQAVGRNIANPTAMLLSASNMLRHLNLEYHSNMIADAVKKVIKVGKVRTRDMGGYSTTTDFIKSVIGHLHPHGG
- the IDH3B gene encoding isocitrate dehydrogenase [NAD] subunit beta, mitochondrial isoform X1; amino-acid sequence: MAALSGVRWLTRALVAAANPGAWRSLSTSVVAQAASRSQAEDVRVEGAFPVTMLPGDGVGPELMHAVKEVFKAASVPVEFQEHHLSEVQNMASEEKLEQVLSSMKENKVAIIGKIHTPMEYKGELASYDMRLRRKLDLFANVVHVKSLPGYMTRHNNLDLVIIREQTEGEYSSLEHESARGVIECLKIVTRTKSQRIAKFAFDYATKKGRSKVTAVHKANIMKLGDGLFLQCCEEVAELYPKIKFETMIIDNCCMQLVQNPYQFDVLVMPNLYGNIIDNLAAGLVGGAGVVPGESYSAEYAVFEMGARHPFAQAVGRNIANPTAMLLSASNMLRHLNLEYHSNMIADAVKKVIKVGKVRTSDMGGYATCQDFTEAVIGALSHP